In Cryptomeria japonica chromosome 10, Sugi_1.0, whole genome shotgun sequence, a genomic segment contains:
- the LOC131040425 gene encoding paired amphipathic helix protein Sin3-like 4 produces MLIKNLEAAIERVHELLEKQHAHFRIEDHLTAMNLRCIELIYGNCGLRIIDLLLEKPDRCLRVIVKRLQQKHDEWVDCRTRFNKGWEDVYTKYYQRSLDHHSSRFNQRDAKCLSHLENLMEDCCI; encoded by the exons ATGCtcataaaaaatttagaagctGCAATTGAGCGTGTACATGAGTTACTGGAAAAGCAACATGCTCATTTCAGAATTGAAGACCACCTGACAG CTATGAATTTAAGGTGCATTGAGCTCATTTATGGAAATTGCGGGCTTCGTATAATAGATCTGCTGCTTGAAAAGCCAGATCGTTGTTTACGAGTAATTGTAAAACGTCTTCAACAGAAGCACGACGAATGGGTCGATTGTCGGACCAGATTCAACAAAGGCTGGGAAGATGTTTATACAAAGTACTATCAGAGATCTCTTGACCACCATAGCTCCCGCTTTAACCAAAGAGATGCAAAATGTTTGAGCCACTTGGAAAATCTTATGGAGGATTGTTGTATATAA